One window of Leopardus geoffroyi isolate Oge1 chromosome B3, O.geoffroyi_Oge1_pat1.0, whole genome shotgun sequence genomic DNA carries:
- the DUOXA1 gene encoding dual oxidase maturation factor 1 → MAAFGHTFPFYTGLKPIFPMDTTLAVIIAIFLTALVTFIIILPGIRGKMRVFWLLRVVTSLFIGAVILAVNFSSEWFVGQVSTNTSYKAFSSKWISADVGLQVGLGGVNITLTGIPVQQLNETISYNEEFTWRLGENYAEEYAKALEKGLPDPVLYLAEKFTPNSPCGLHGQYRLAGHYTSATLWVAFLCWLLANVMLSMPVLVYGGHMLLATGIFQLLGLLFFSTATSLTPPCPLRLGTATLHTHHGPAFWITLTTGLLCVLLGLAMAVAHRMHPQRLKAFFTQSSGEDPALEWNPEEGGLLSPRYRSTAESPEPQDIPLSEASSEACCKEEHPREPDCTL, encoded by the exons ATGGCTGCTTTTGGACACACATTCCCCTTCTATACTGGCCTCAAGCCAATCTTCCCAATGGACACCACCTTGGCCGTCATCATTGCCATCTTTCTGACTGCACTGGTCACCTTCATCATCATCCTACCTGGCATTCGGGGCAAGATG AGGGTGTTCTGGCTGCTGCGGGTGGTCACCAGCTTATTCATCGGGGCCGTGATCCTAG CTGTGAATTTCAGTTCTGAGTGGTTCGTGGGCCAGGTCAGCACCAACACATCATACAAAGCCTTCAGTTCCAAATGGATCAGTGCTGACGTTGGGCTGCAGGTTGGGCTGGGAGGAGTCAACATTACACTTACAG GGATCCCAGTGCAGCAGTTGAATGAGACCATCAGTTACAATGAGGAGTTCACATGGCGCCTGGGTGAAAACTATGCTGAGGAATATGCAAAGGCACTGGAGAAGGGGCTGCCGGACCCTGTGCTCTACCTGGCTGAGAAGTTCACCCCGAACAGCCCATGTGGACTGCATGGCCAGTACCGCCTGGCAGGACACTACACCTCAGCCACGCTCTG GGTGGCATTCCTCTGCTGGCTGCTGGCCAATGTGATGCTGTCCATGCCCGTGCTGGTCTATGGTGGCCACATGCTGCTAGCCACAGGCATCTTCCAGCTGTTGGGACTGCTCTTCTTCTCCACGGCCACATCACTCACACCACCCTGTCCCCTGCGCCTGGGCACTGCTACGCTGCACACTCACCACGGGCCTGCCTTCTGGATCACATTGACCACAG GACTGCTTTGTGTGCTGCTGGGCCTGGCCATGGCAGTGGCCCACAGGATGCATCCCCAAAGGCTGAAGGCTTTCTTCACCCAGAGTTCAGGAGAGGATCCTGCACTGGAATGGAATCCTGAAGAAGGGGGACTCCTGAGCCCTCGCTACCGGTCCACAGCCGAGAGTCCCGAGCCCCAGGACATTCCCCTGTCAGAGGCTTCCTCTGAGGCATGCTGTAAGGAGGAGCATCCCAGAGAGCCTGACTGTACCCTATAA
- the DUOXA2 gene encoding dual oxidase maturation factor 2 isoform X1: protein MTLWNGELPFYPQPQHAPGISVPLLIVILVFLALAASFLLILPGIRGHSRWFWLVRVLLSLFIGAEIVAVHFSAQWSVGGVNTNTSYKAFSAARVRAHVGLHVGLEGINITLTGTPVQQLNETIDYNERFNWRLGENYAEEYSEALEKGLPDPVLYLAEKFTPSSPCGLYRQYRLAGHYASATLWVAFCFWLLSNGLLSMPVPLYGGLALLTTGAFTLFSIFAFASISGVQLCPLRLGSATLTTHYGAAFWVTLATGILCLLLGVAVVSLHYSWPSALRTFLDRSGKDYGSQTKGSSPLILNNPLHKQFGALDLTTNTNL from the exons ATGACTCTGTGGAATGGTGAGCTGCCTTtctacccccagccccagcatGCCCCTGGCATCAGCGTCCCACTGCTCATCGTCATTCTGGTGTTCTTGGCCTTGGCTGCCAGCTTCCTGCTCATCTTGCCTGGGATCCGTGGCCACTCG CGCTGGTTCTGGCTGGTGAGAGTTCTTCTCAGTCTCTTCATAGGCGCAGAAATTGTGG CCGTGCACTTCAGCGCACAGTGGTCAGTGGGTGGGGTGAACACCAACACATCCTACAAGGCCTTCAGCGCAGCACGAGTCAGAGCCCATGTTGGTCTGCACGTCGGCCTGGAGGGAATTAATATTACACTCACAG GGACCCCAGTGCAGCAGCTGAACGAGACCATAGACTACAACGAGCGCTTCAACTGGCGTCTGGGCGAGAACTATGCCGAGGAGTACTCGGAGGCGCTTGAGAAGGGGCTGCCAGATCCAGTTCTCTACTTGGCCGAGAAGTTCACCCCGAGCAGCCCCTGCGGGCTCTACCGCCAGTACCGCCTGGCGGGGCACTATGCCTCGGCCACGCTGTG GGTGGCTTTCTGCTTCTGGCTCCTCTCCAACGGGCTGCTCTCCATGCCGGTTCCGCTCTACGGGGGCCTGGCGCTCCTGACCACCGGTGCCTTCACGCTCTTCTCTATCTTCGCCTTCGCCTCCATCTCCGGCGTGCAGCTCTGCCCGCTCCGTCTCGGCTCCGCCACTCTCACCACTCACTATGGCGCCGCCTTTTGGGTCACCCTGGCCACCG GCATCCTGTGCCTCCTGCTGGGAGTGGCGGTGGTGAGTCTCCACTACTCTTGGCCCAGCGCGCTTCGCACCTTCTTGGACCGAAGCGGCAAGGACTATGGTAGCCAGACGAAAGGGAGCTCGCCTCTCATCCTGAACAACCCACTGCATAAGCAGTTTGGAGCCCTGGACTTAACGACCAATACTAACCTCTGA
- the DUOXA2 gene encoding dual oxidase maturation factor 2 isoform X2 translates to MTLWNGELPFYPQPQHAPGISVPLLIVILVFLALAASFLLILPGIRGHSRWFWLVRVLLSLFIGAEIVGTPVQQLNETIDYNERFNWRLGENYAEEYSEALEKGLPDPVLYLAEKFTPSSPCGLYRQYRLAGHYASATLWVAFCFWLLSNGLLSMPVPLYGGLALLTTGAFTLFSIFAFASISGVQLCPLRLGSATLTTHYGAAFWVTLATGILCLLLGVAVVSLHYSWPSALRTFLDRSGKDYGSQTKGSSPLILNNPLHKQFGALDLTTNTNL, encoded by the exons ATGACTCTGTGGAATGGTGAGCTGCCTTtctacccccagccccagcatGCCCCTGGCATCAGCGTCCCACTGCTCATCGTCATTCTGGTGTTCTTGGCCTTGGCTGCCAGCTTCCTGCTCATCTTGCCTGGGATCCGTGGCCACTCG CGCTGGTTCTGGCTGGTGAGAGTTCTTCTCAGTCTCTTCATAGGCGCAGAAATTGTGG GGACCCCAGTGCAGCAGCTGAACGAGACCATAGACTACAACGAGCGCTTCAACTGGCGTCTGGGCGAGAACTATGCCGAGGAGTACTCGGAGGCGCTTGAGAAGGGGCTGCCAGATCCAGTTCTCTACTTGGCCGAGAAGTTCACCCCGAGCAGCCCCTGCGGGCTCTACCGCCAGTACCGCCTGGCGGGGCACTATGCCTCGGCCACGCTGTG GGTGGCTTTCTGCTTCTGGCTCCTCTCCAACGGGCTGCTCTCCATGCCGGTTCCGCTCTACGGGGGCCTGGCGCTCCTGACCACCGGTGCCTTCACGCTCTTCTCTATCTTCGCCTTCGCCTCCATCTCCGGCGTGCAGCTCTGCCCGCTCCGTCTCGGCTCCGCCACTCTCACCACTCACTATGGCGCCGCCTTTTGGGTCACCCTGGCCACCG GCATCCTGTGCCTCCTGCTGGGAGTGGCGGTGGTGAGTCTCCACTACTCTTGGCCCAGCGCGCTTCGCACCTTCTTGGACCGAAGCGGCAAGGACTATGGTAGCCAGACGAAAGGGAGCTCGCCTCTCATCCTGAACAACCCACTGCATAAGCAGTTTGGAGCCCTGGACTTAACGACCAATACTAACCTCTGA